The following are from one region of the Planctomycetota bacterium genome:
- a CDS encoding DUF2961 domain-containing protein: MDALPRLGLGLGTLPLLSEAETRSISAENPTGEKGGGAKEDPHGQGPASMLGQGWKVRPCITLEPGQTVTLADIQGPGVLQHIWITVDPKAYRDCLLRFAWDGEEAPSIEVPLGDFFCNGHALRYNVNSLPICVNPSGGFNCYFPMPFRRRARVTIENQRWEAIGGFFYQITYALQPVPDEAAYLHAQWRRSLTTREYPEHVLLDGVKGRGHYVGTFMAWTQLSNGWWGEGEIKFYMDGDGRFPTICGTGTEDYFCGAWGFGGQTYSTPFLGYPLYSKPEGQVPRHGLYRWHILDPIRFKRDLKVTMQALGWWPGGKFQPLTDDIASVAYWYQAEPHAPFPAMPAVHERYSR, translated from the coding sequence ATGGACGCACTGCCTCGCCTGGGCCTGGGCCTCGGAACGCTGCCGCTGCTGTCGGAGGCCGAGACGCGCTCGATCTCGGCGGAGAACCCCACCGGGGAAAAAGGCGGCGGGGCGAAGGAGGACCCCCATGGCCAAGGCCCCGCCTCCATGCTCGGGCAGGGCTGGAAGGTGCGGCCCTGCATCACCCTCGAGCCGGGCCAGACCGTGACTCTTGCCGACATCCAAGGCCCCGGCGTCCTCCAGCACATCTGGATCACGGTGGACCCCAAGGCCTATCGCGACTGCCTGCTGCGCTTCGCCTGGGACGGCGAGGAGGCGCCCTCCATCGAGGTGCCCCTGGGCGACTTCTTCTGCAACGGCCACGCGCTGCGCTACAACGTGAATTCGCTGCCCATCTGCGTCAACCCCTCGGGCGGCTTCAACTGCTACTTCCCCATGCCCTTCCGCCGGCGCGCCCGCGTGACCATCGAGAACCAGCGCTGGGAGGCCATCGGCGGCTTCTTCTACCAGATCACCTACGCCCTCCAGCCCGTGCCCGATGAGGCAGCCTACCTCCACGCCCAATGGCGCCGCTCGCTCACCACCCGCGAGTACCCCGAGCACGTTCTGCTCGACGGCGTGAAGGGGCGGGGGCACTACGTCGGCACCTTCATGGCCTGGACCCAGCTCTCCAACGGCTGGTGGGGCGAGGGCGAGATCAAGTTCTACATGGACGGCGATGGCCGATTCCCGACGATCTGCGGCACGGGCACCGAGGACTACTTCTGCGGCGCCTGGGGCTTCGGCGGGCAGACCTACTCGACCCCGTTCCTCGGCTATCCCCTCTACAGCAAGCCCGAGGGCCAGGTGCCGCGGCACGGCCTCTACCGCTGGCACATCCTCGACCCCATCCGCTTCAAGCGCGACCTGAAGGTCACGATGCAGGCCCTGGGCTGGTGGCCGGGCGGCAAGTTCCAGCCGCTCACCGACGACATTGCCTCGGTGGCCTACTGGTACCAGGCCGAGCCGCACGCCCCCTTCCCCGCCATGCCTGCCGTGCACGAGCGCTACTCGCGGTGA
- a CDS encoding serine hydrolase domain-containing protein, translating into MTEGVSASVVCALAALLAVAPRAIAAGAIAGTEGPAPLADVLEPIRAKHKLPALAAAVVLKGQVVALDAVGVRKAGTDVAVTRDDQFHIGSCTKAMTATLVGLLVEQGKLKWETTLAEALPGLAEAMHPDFRPVTIRQLLCHRGGVHPNLPEGKSWADAAQGDTPREQRAHFARAHLTQPPAYRPGTKYQYSNAGYGIVGAVLEQLTDTPFETLMRTRLFEPLGMASAGFGAMGTPGKADQPWQHRVNERGEAVAIEPGPRSDNPDPLGPGGKVHCSLADWAKFVMEHLPTSPRSPRLLKPETLATLHEPPEGGVYALGWNVMGRPWGGGRVFMHAGSNTMNYAVAWLAPLRDFAVLVATNQGNGGAEKAVDEAAGALVRKFLEPR; encoded by the coding sequence ATGACAGAGGGAGTATCCGCTTCAGTCGTCTGTGCCCTCGCCGCCCTGCTGGCGGTCGCGCCCCGGGCCATCGCCGCGGGGGCGATCGCGGGCACTGAGGGGCCGGCCCCGCTCGCCGACGTGCTCGAGCCCATCCGCGCGAAGCACAAGCTGCCCGCCCTCGCCGCAGCCGTGGTGCTCAAGGGGCAGGTGGTCGCGCTCGACGCTGTCGGCGTGCGGAAGGCGGGCACCGACGTGGCCGTGACGCGGGACGACCAGTTCCACATCGGCTCGTGCACCAAGGCGATGACGGCCACGCTCGTCGGCCTCCTGGTCGAGCAGGGGAAGCTGAAGTGGGAGACGACCCTGGCCGAGGCGCTGCCCGGCCTCGCCGAGGCCATGCACCCCGACTTCCGCCCCGTGACGATCCGCCAGCTCCTCTGCCATCGCGGCGGCGTCCACCCCAACCTGCCCGAGGGCAAGTCGTGGGCCGACGCCGCGCAGGGCGACACGCCGCGCGAGCAGCGCGCCCACTTCGCCCGCGCCCACCTCACCCAGCCGCCCGCGTACAGGCCGGGCACAAAGTACCAGTACTCCAACGCGGGCTATGGCATCGTGGGCGCCGTCCTCGAGCAGCTCACCGACACCCCCTTCGAAACGCTGATGCGCACGAGGCTCTTCGAGCCGCTGGGCATGGCCTCGGCCGGCTTCGGGGCCATGGGCACGCCCGGCAAGGCGGACCAGCCCTGGCAGCACCGCGTGAACGAACGGGGCGAGGCCGTGGCCATCGAGCCCGGGCCGCGGAGCGACAACCCCGACCCCCTCGGCCCCGGCGGCAAGGTGCACTGCTCGCTGGCCGACTGGGCGAAGTTCGTGATGGAGCACCTGCCCACCAGCCCGCGCTCGCCCCGGCTGCTGAAGCCTGAAACCCTGGCCACGCTGCACGAGCCGCCCGAGGGCGGCGTCTATGCCCTCGGCTGGAACGTGATGGGCCGCCCCTGGGGCGGCGGCCGCGTGTTCATGCACGCCGGCAGCAACACGATGAACTACGCGGTGGCCTGGCTGGCCCCACTGCGCGACTTCGCCGTGCTGGTCGCGACCAACCAGGGCAACGGCGGCGCCGAGAAGGCCGTGGATGAAGCCGCGGGAGCGCTCGTGCGCAAGTTCCTGGAGCCCCGATGA
- a CDS encoding DUF1080 domain-containing protein, whose product MRTVLAAVALMAGSALAQDAAMGDWQGTWKSANGAQAPLVAQVIALGDGAYQANLLDEFDKRIPALVVLQGKEAEGKVAFSGKAADGKLKGTEWTGTIEGERFTGTIQGTPGGTFEMKKVVRLSPTLGAKPPQGAVVLFDGTCLDEWQTRDGKDSPWKLLPEEKAMEVRGGGVISRKRFGDCKLHLEFRTPFMPKARGQGRGNSGVYLQGRYEVQVLDSYGLSGESNECGGIYGCGRPLVNMCAPPMQWQTYDITFTAPRFDAEGKKIKNATLTVLHNGVLVQDKTEVPNPTAAHWGGDPKEPGGIHLQDHGNPVQYRNIWVVETKGEM is encoded by the coding sequence AGCCGTGGCTCTGATGGCGGGCAGCGCCCTCGCCCAAGACGCCGCGATGGGCGACTGGCAGGGCACGTGGAAGTCGGCCAACGGCGCCCAGGCGCCGCTCGTGGCCCAGGTGATCGCGCTCGGCGACGGCGCCTATCAGGCCAATCTGCTCGACGAGTTCGACAAGCGCATTCCCGCCCTCGTCGTCCTCCAGGGCAAGGAGGCCGAGGGCAAGGTGGCGTTCAGTGGCAAGGCCGCCGACGGCAAGCTCAAAGGCACCGAGTGGACGGGCACGATCGAGGGCGAGCGATTCACGGGAACCATCCAGGGCACGCCCGGCGGCACGTTCGAGATGAAGAAGGTCGTGCGCCTCTCGCCCACGCTGGGCGCCAAGCCGCCGCAGGGCGCCGTGGTGCTCTTCGACGGCACCTGCCTCGACGAGTGGCAGACCCGCGACGGCAAGGACAGCCCCTGGAAGCTCCTGCCCGAGGAGAAGGCGATGGAGGTGCGCGGCGGCGGCGTCATCTCGCGCAAGAGGTTCGGCGACTGCAAGCTCCACCTCGAGTTCCGCACCCCCTTCATGCCCAAGGCCCGCGGCCAGGGCCGCGGCAACAGCGGCGTGTACCTCCAGGGACGCTACGAGGTGCAGGTGCTCGATAGCTATGGCCTCTCGGGCGAGAGCAACGAGTGCGGCGGCATCTACGGCTGCGGGCGGCCCCTCGTCAACATGTGCGCTCCGCCCATGCAATGGCAGACCTACGACATCACCTTCACCGCCCCGCGCTTCGACGCCGAGGGGAAGAAGATCAAGAACGCCACCCTCACCGTTCTCCACAACGGCGTGCTGGTGCAGGACAAGACCGAGGTGCCCAACCCCACGGCCGCGCACTGGGGCGGCGACCCCAAGGAGCCGGGCGGCATCCACCTTCAGGACCACGGCAACCCGGTCCAGTACCGCAACATCTGGGTCGTCGAAACCAAGGGCGAAATGTAG